Proteins from a single region of Antechinus flavipes isolate AdamAnt ecotype Samford, QLD, Australia chromosome 2, AdamAnt_v2, whole genome shotgun sequence:
- the C2H9orf43 gene encoding uncharacterized protein C9orf43 homolog, translating into MANDLEVDFYSQPVINIRLPDLSQLDETTCSQLVCQHPHCWAAIRRLQRGHPRILQPISRPPKKSEDELPTLKIVDLSLPDSFILAKRISDSVPFFKHPPSLSGDSKLESDLQSSVEEPLLGFRSLRDFHGRDFGQNRRKPAKLPVLNLNSTYIPKSPDGGNLVMVWIPDEPVKYKRPDQKCRTKLSPVPLKNNKAIPSSERISKRAAQKKKKTTQVPTGGQPCSAQLIHRWLKVLPPSPVTMPSNMGSLSSWDFTFPKKSLMSSLSNEEKAIAKMDQLDVIDEESLFHKRHQFKLSKTKMILAVHRINLQSPVLRYPANMKELHSRTARTIPIKKKGLKIPMQKSDRAAREPGLSKNEKPQSSEMELKESKKKKEFLALNRVSLTRNFLPQKDSIVSAKEEQIQKHSVVADKAQVQKPKAQNVKTEESSEVPLAVDEKKLKEEPSDSIQIPQASEEQEDEPPTPPTSRE; encoded by the exons ATGGCTAATGATCTTGAGGTTGATTTCTATAGTCAACCTGTGATAAATATCAGATTGCCAGATCTCAGTCAGTTGGATGAGACCACCTGCTCACAGCTTGTTTGCCAGCATCCACACTGTTGGGCAGCAATCCGAAGGCTTCAAAGAGGCCATCCTCGAATTCTTCAACCAATTTCCAGACCTCCTAAGAAAAGTGAAG ATGAACTGCCAACTCTCAAGATAGTGGACTTATCTTTACCTGATTCTTTTATTTTGGCCAAGAGAATCAGTGATTCGGTCCCATTTTTCAAGCATCCGCCTTCTTTGAGTGGAGACTCTAAACTTGAGTCAGATTTACAAAGCAG TGTGGAAGAACCTTTGTTAGGCTTCAGATCTCTGAGAGACTTCCATGGTAGGGATTTTGGCCAGAATCGTCGAAAACCTGCCAAA ctcccagtgctgaatttgaattcaacatATATTCCAAAATCTCCAGATGGTGGGAATTTAGTTATGGTATGGATCCCAGATGAACCTGTGAAATATAAGAGACCTGACCAGAAATGTAGGACAAA ATTGAGCCCAGTACCTTTGAAGAATAACAAAGCTATACCAAGCTCGGAAAGGATCAGCAAAAGAGCAGCTCAGAAG aaaaagaaaacaacacaagTCCCTACTGGTGGGCAACCCTGTTCTGCCCAATTGATACATCGATGGCTAAAGGTGCTCCCACCATCACCAGTCACCATGCCTTCGAATATGGGATCCCTTTCTTCCTGGGATTTCACATTCCCCAAGAAGTCATTAATGAG CTCTTTGTCTAATGAAGAGAAAGCAATTGCAAAGATGGACCAATTGGATGTAATAGATGAAGAGAGCCTTTTTCACAAAAGGCATCAATTTAAATTGTCCAAGACAAAGATGATTCTGGCTGTGCACAGAATAAACCTTCAG AGCCCAGTGTTGAGATATCCAGCAAATATGAAAGAATTACATTCTAGAACGGCCAGAACAAttccaataaagaaaaaag GTCTCAAGATTCCAATGCAGAAAAGTGACAGAGCTGCCAGAGAGCCAGGCCTTTCAAAGAATGAGAAACCACAAAGTTCAGAGATG GAGCTCAaggaatcaaagaagaaaaaggaatttttggCGTTAAATCGAGTTTCTCTCACTCGCAACTTTCTGCCTCAAAAAGACA gtATTGTCTCAGCAAAGGAAGAGCAGATCCAGAAACACAGTGTTGTTGCTGACAAGGCACAAGTGCAGAAGCCTAAAGCTCAGAATGTGAAAACAGAGGAAAGTTCTGAGGTTCCCTTGGCTGTTGATGAAAAGAAGTTAAAGGAGGAACCTTCAGACTCCATACAGATTCCTCAGGCTTCTGAAGAGCAAGAGGATGAACCACCCACCCCACCAACTAGCCGAGAATGA